In Paraburkholderia sp. BL10I2N1, a single genomic region encodes these proteins:
- a CDS encoding RDD family protein yields MRYATCSKRARALFIDSIWWAAIALFIPLGPSTDDILTAPEAFASSMVLWLMVGQCIPILVTGAMWAACGTSPGRRVVRLRIVDAGTGASMTVKQAILRTLGYLLTFGTFGAGFLWVLFNPRKQTLHDRVANTVVIDEGPAVSCLRSEN; encoded by the coding sequence ATGCGTTACGCGACCTGTTCAAAGCGTGCCCGCGCCCTTTTCATTGACTCGATCTGGTGGGCGGCTATTGCCCTGTTCATCCCGCTTGGGCCTTCAACCGATGACATCCTGACGGCACCGGAGGCGTTCGCCTCATCCATGGTCCTCTGGCTAATGGTGGGCCAGTGCATACCGATACTGGTCACTGGTGCAATGTGGGCTGCGTGCGGAACATCGCCGGGAAGGCGCGTGGTACGCCTGCGAATCGTAGATGCAGGCACCGGCGCCTCGATGACCGTGAAGCAGGCCATACTCCGCACACTCGGCTATTTGCTCACCTTCGGGACATTCGGCGCGGGGTTTCTGTGGGTGTTATTTAATCCGCGCAAGCAGACTTTACATGACCGCGTGGCCAATACAGTTGTCATTGATGAAGGGCCAGCTGTCAGCTGTCTCCGAAGCGAGAACTGA
- a CDS encoding H-NS histone family protein — translation MDERKRESMIAYLRHRMEEFGIEPDDLAAAIASEPVKQIPARYQNATGDTWTGDGEMPQWLKQAISAGQRLEHFEMSSASPKADTVRKRIDWRDDPFAGSPLARQHVD, via the coding sequence ATGGATGAACGTAAGCGGGAAAGCATGATTGCTTATCTCCGCCACCGGATGGAAGAATTTGGCATCGAGCCAGACGACCTGGCTGCAGCGATAGCAAGCGAGCCGGTGAAGCAGATTCCGGCTCGGTATCAGAATGCGACTGGGGATACGTGGACAGGCGACGGGGAAATGCCTCAGTGGCTGAAGCAGGCGATTAGCGCGGGGCAAAGACTCGAACATTTCGAGATGTCATCGGCGTCACCGAAGGCGGATACCGTGCGGAAGAGGATCGACTGGCGCGACGACCCTTTCGCAGGGAGTCCACTCGCCCGGCAGCACGTCGACTGA